The following nucleotide sequence is from Chloroflexota bacterium.
GTGGCTGTTTCTTCAGGCTACTGTCGATTGCTCTGACGAACCTTGGTGTAGCACTCGTTGCAATAGACTGGTCTCTCTGATCGAGGTTGGAAGGGCACCTGGGTTTCCTTCCCACACTGGGCGCATACTGCGGGAAACATCTGCCTGGGCCCGCCGTAATTGCCATCTCCCTGACGCTGCGATTTCCTTGCCTGACGGCAGGTTGGGCAACGCTTCGGTTCGTTGGTGTACCCCTTCG
It contains:
- a CDS encoding zinc-ribbon domain containing protein translates to MGYVDKQLQCAECSANFSFTASEQEFYESKGYTNEPKRCPTCRQARKSQRQGDGNYGGPRQMFPAVCAQCGKETQVPFQPRSERPVYCNECYTKVRQSNRQ